The nucleotide sequence GCTCGTCGCGGGCGGACGCGACTACCTCGCCGTGGCGTGGTGGCTCACGACGCTGCCGGGCCTCGTGATCGTCGCCGTCGTGCTGTCGGCCAACCGCATCTCGCGCGCCCTCGAGCGCAATGGAGGAATCCGATGAGCGCGCTCCTGGAAGTCTCGAACCTGTCGGTCTCATACACGCTGGGCGGGCGGCCGCGCCCGGCCGTCCGCGACGTGAGCTTCACCGTCGACCGCGGCGAGGTCGTAACGATCGTGGGCGAGTCGGGCTCGGGCAAGAGCACCACCGCGCACGCCGTGATCCACCTGCTCGCCTCCAACGCCTCCGTCGACGCCGGCTCGATCGTCTTCGACGGCACCGACCTGACCGGGCTCTCGCGCCGGGCGTGGCGTGAGGTGCGCGGGCGCGCGATCGGGCTCATCCCGCAGGACCCGACGACGAGCCTCAACCCGGTCAAGCGCGTCGGACGCCAGGTAGGCGAGCCGCTCGTCATCCACGGGCTCGCCACGCGCCGAGGCGCCGATGCGCGGGCCGTCGAGCTGCTGCGCCTCGCCGGCATCGGCGAGCCCGAAGCCCGCGCCAAGCAGTTCCCGCACCAGTTCTCGGGCGGAATGAAGCAGCGCGCGCTCATCGCGACGGCACTGGCGGCCGAGCCGCAGCTCGTGATCGCGGACGAGCCGACCAGCGCCCTCGACGTCACGGTGCAGAAGCAGATCCTCGACCACATCGACACGCTGGCGTCGACGCTCGACACCGCCGTGCTGCTCATCACCCACGACCTCGGCGTCGCCGCCGACCGCGCCGACCGCATCATCGTGATGCAGAACGGCGAGATCGTCGAGACGGGGACCGCGCGCCAGGTGCTCGAGAGCCCCCGGCATGCGTATACCCGCGCGCTCATCGCCGCGGCACCCGGGCTCCGCGGCGAGACGGTGCGCGTCGCCGAGCGACCGCTTCGGACGGAACAGGGTGACGCCACCCGGGCGCTCCTCGAGGTCACGGGTCTGCGCAAGGAATTCTCTCTTCCGGGACGCGGGAAGCTCGTCGCGGTCGACGACGTGTCGTTCCGCGTGGACCGGGGTGAGACGCTCGCGATCGTGGGCGAGTCGGGTTCGGGCAAGAGCACCACGGCGCGACTGGCGCTGCGCCTCGAGAAGCCGTCGGCGGGCAGCATCCGTTTCGACGGCGAGGACCTGGTCGCCGCGGGCCGCGAGGAGCTGCGCGCACTGCGCCGGCGGTTCCAGCTCGTCTATCAGAGCCCGTTCGCCTCGCTCGACCCGCGGTTCACGCTCGCTGAGGTGATCGACGAGCCGCTGCGCGCCTATGGCGTCGACAAGGCGGAGCGGGCGCGCCGCGTTCGCGACCTGATCGACCAGGTGGCGCTGCCGGCGGGGACCGCGTCGCGGCGCCCGGCCGAGCTCTCGGGCGGCCAGCGGCAGCGGGTTGCGATCGCGCGCGCGCTCGCGCTGCGGCCCGACCTCGTCGTTCTCGACGAGGCCGTGTCGGCGCTCGACGTGTCGGTGCAGGCCCAGATCCTCGACCTGCTCGCGGCGGTGCAGCGCGACTCGGGGGTGTCGTACCTGTTCATCAGCCACGATCTCGCGGTTGTCCGCGAGATCTCCGACCGCGTGGCGGTGATGCAGCAGGGCAGGGTCGTCGAGCAGGGCAAGACCGCGCAGGTGCTCCGTACGCCGCGCGAGGAGTACACGCGACGGCTGATCGAGGCGATTCCGGGGTCGACCCTGTCGCCGCCGGTGCTCGCGGAAGGGGCCGCGGCATGAGCGCCCAGGGCTCGCTGGCGCTGCAGACGACCGAGCTGCTGCAGGAGCTGATCCGCAACGCGGCCGTCAACGACGGCACGCCCGACTCAGGCCACGAGCACCTGCAGGTGCGCGCGCTTCAGGGGTTCTTCGAGGGGTCGGGGGTCGAAGGCGTGGTGGTGGAGCCGCATCCGGGCCGCGCCTCGCTCATCATCCGCATCGAGGGCACGGATCCTACCGCGCCGTCGCTCGCCCTCGTCGGCCACACCGACGTCGTGCCGGTCGAGCCGGCGGGCTGGTCGCGTGATCCGTTCGCGGGCGAGATCGTCGACGGCGTGCTGTGGGGCCGGGGCGCGATCGACATGCTCAACCTCACCGCCGCCTACGCCGTCGTGACCCGAGCCATCGCGACGGGCGGCTTCCGTCCGCGCGGCGACCTCATCTTCGCCGCCGTCGCCGACGAGGAGAACGGCAGCCGCTTCGGTGTGGGCTGGCTCACCGAGCACCGTCTCGACCTCATCGACGCCGACTACGTGCTGACCGAGTCCGGCGGCGCCCACGCCGGCGCACGGCCGCACCTCGGCGTCATGGTCGGCGAAAAGGGAGGCGCCGGACGGCTGCTGCGCGTGACCGGTGCGCCGGGCCACGGCTCGGCCCCCTGGGGATCCCGCAATGCCGCCGTCATCGCGGCCGAGGCGGTGACCCGCCTCGCACGGCACCGCGGCACGACAGTCATCACGCCGCAATGGCGCGCGTACGCCGAGGCACTCGACCTCGAACCCGCGACCCGCACCGCCCTGACCGACCCCGCGCGGTTCTACAACGGCCTGCCACACCTCGGTAGCCTCGGCGGGTTCGCGCACGCCTCGACGCACACGACGATCTCGCCGACTATCGTCCGCGCCGGCGAGAAGGGCAACGTCATTCCGGGCACGGCGACGGTGCAGCTCGACATTCGCGTCCTACCCGATGTCACCCGGGAGGACGTCGAGGGGCTCATCCGCGACGCGCTCGGGGACCTCATCGAGCACATCGAGATCGAGGGCGACTGGTTCGGCGAGTCGACGGCCTCGCCGATCGACACTCCCCTGTTCGACGCCCTCGGCAGCGCCGTGCGCCGCGCTTACCCGACGGCGGAGCTCCTGCCGATGCTCGGGGTGGGCGGCACCGACGGCCGGTTCTACCGTCGCCGCGGCATCCCGGCCTACGGCTTCGGCGTGCTCAGCGAGCGCTGGGACTACGGCACCTTCCGCCGCCTGTTCCACGGCAACGACGAGCGCATCGACCTCGACTCGATCGCCCTCACGGTCGACGCACTCGACCACGCCGTGCGCACGTTCCACGCCAACACCAGCACCGCGACCAGGACCCGCACTCCCGAGGAGGCCGCGGTATGAAGTGTCCTCCCGGCTTCACAGACTTCGCAGGGTCGCGCCCTTCTCGCACCGGACCGCCGGATCTCTGCGAGCTCCGCGCGAATCTGCGAAGTCTGTAAACCCAACCGCGGCCTGAGTTCGCGGCATCCGCCATCCGGCTGTACCCACGAGGAGCACCCATGACCACCACCCTCAACACCGATGTCGACCGCGCGCAGTTCGGGCGCGACTGGGAGGACTGGCACCGCACGCACGAGACGCGGCGCGCCGACTCCCTCGGCTTCTTCGCGATCACCGGTCTGCACTGGCTCGGCGGCGACCCGGTCACCGTGCCCGGCGCTCCCGGCACCTGGCGGCTGAGCGCCGACGGCGTGGTCGTCGAGCTCGCCGAGGGCGAGAGCCTGACCCTCGACGGCCGGGCGATCAGCGGCACGCACGCGTTCGGCGAGATCGCCGAACGTGGCAGCGTCACCCCGACGTTCACCGACGGCGAGGTCGCCGGGGCGGTCGAGATCGCGGTCCGCGGTGGTCACACGATCCTGCGCCCGCGCCGGGCCGATCACCCGTTCCTCGCGGAGTACTCGGGCACCCCGACGTACGTGCCGAACCCGCGGTGGCGGGTCGCGGCCCGCTTCCGCCCCTTCGAGGCGCCGATCCCGACCGAGGTCGGCGCCGCGGTGGACGGCCTCACCCACGTGTACGACGCCCCGGGCGTGCTGGAGTTCTCGTGGCGCGGCGAGGAGTTCACGCTCCTCGCGTTCGCCGGCAAGGCGCCGGGCGACCTGCTCGTGCTGTTCACCGACGCGACGAGCGGGCTCACCACCTACGCCGCGAACCGCTCGGTGGGGGTGGATGCGCCGGATGCCGACGGCTGGACGACGATCGACTTCAACCGCGCCGTCAACCTGCCCTGCGCGTACACCGACTTCGCGACCTGCCCGCTGCCGCCCACGGGCAACCGCCTGCCGATCGGCATCGAGGCGGGCGAGAAGAAGCCGCTGTCGCGCGTGGTCTCGAACGCCGCGCTCGTGGCACCGGGGGTGGCCGCATGAGGTTCCAGCTGCTCGACATCGTCCCCTACCGCGCCGATCCGATCACAGGCCGCCAGGTCTCGCCGGCGGAGCGCTTCGCCGAGACCCTGCAGCAGGCGGTCCGCGCCGAAGAGCTGGGAGTGGATGCCATCGCCATCGGCGAGCGCCATGCCGGCCATTTCCTCTCCTCGTCGCCGACGGTGCTGCTCAGCGCGATCGCGGCCCGGACCCGCCGCATCCGTCTCAATTCCGGCGTCACGGTGCTCTCGGTGCTGGATCCGGTGCGCGTCGCTGAGGACTACGCGACGATCGACCAGCTGTCGGGCGGGCGGCTCGACCTCACGATCGGCAAGGGCAACGAGGTGGCGCAGTTCCCGCTGTTCGGGCTCGACATCGACGATCAGTGGGAGCTCCTCGCGGAGAAGTACGAGCTGCTGCGCACCCTGTGGCGTGAGGAGGACGTGACGTGGCCCGGAACGGAGTTCACGCGGCCGCTCACGGGCGTCACGACCCTGCCACGCCCGTTCGACGGTGCGCCGCGGGTGTGGCACGGCTCGGCGACGACGCTGTTCTCGGCGGGCCTGGCCGCCCGCTTCGGCGACCCGCTGTTCAGCGCGAACGCGATCCAGCCGCTCGAGAACTACGGCGTGCTCGTCGACCACTACCGCTCGGAGTACGCGCGGCACGGTCACGACCCGGCGGCCGCGTTCGTCGCCGCGGGATCCGGGGCGCTGTTCATCGCCGACACCACGCAGGAGGCCATCGCCCAGTACGGCCCGGTGTATAACGCGATCGTCGCGGCCACCAACGTGCCCGGCAACAACACCCCGTTCCGCGACATCGAGCACGCTGTCGCCGAGGGGCCCGCGCTCGTCGGCACGCCGCAGCAGGTGATCGACAAGATCGCACGCTTCCACGGCCGGCTCGAACACGATCTGCAGTCGATCAGCCTGCCCACGACGGTGCCGTTCGAACGCCAGCTGGAGATCCTGGAGCGCTTCGCCCTCGAGGTCGCCCCGGTGCTGCGGCGGGAGTTCCCGACGGCGCTGTGGACGGATGCCGACCCCCTCGGCCGGCGATCGCTCGAGCTCGCCGCGGCGTGAGTCCGGGGCCTCGTGACGATTGAGGGCGCGGGCGCCGTCCGGGGGTCCCGGACGCGGCTCGCGCTCTGGGCGTGCCTGGCCGCTGGCTTTGCCACGCTCTTCGATGCCACCGTCATCACCTACGCGGCGCCCGCGGTGAGCTCGTCGCTCGGCGGGTCCACGGCGGGGGTGCAATGGCTGCTCGCGTCGTTCTCGCTCACCTTCGGGCTCGGCCTCATCCCGTCGGGGAGGCTCGGCGACGTCTACGGTCGCCGGTTGCTGTTCCTCGTCGGCCTCGGGATCTTCTTCGTCGGCGGCGTGGTGGCGGTCGCCGCCCCCACGATCGTCGTGCTCGTGGCGGCGCGATTCGTCCAGGGCCTCGGTGCCGGCGTCATCAGCGCGCAGGTGCTCGGCGCGATCCAGGACCTCTACACGGGCGCGTCGCGGCTGCGTTCTCTCGCCGCGTACACGGCCGTCGGCGGTCTGGCCGGGGTGCTGGGCCCGGTTCTCGCCGCGCTCCTCCTCGGGGCCCTTCCCGCCGACATCGCCTGGCGCGTGGTGCTGCTGACGCCGCTTCCGCT is from Microbacterium sp. LWH3-1.2 and encodes:
- a CDS encoding ABC transporter ATP-binding protein: MSALLEVSNLSVSYTLGGRPRPAVRDVSFTVDRGEVVTIVGESGSGKSTTAHAVIHLLASNASVDAGSIVFDGTDLTGLSRRAWREVRGRAIGLIPQDPTTSLNPVKRVGRQVGEPLVIHGLATRRGADARAVELLRLAGIGEPEARAKQFPHQFSGGMKQRALIATALAAEPQLVIADEPTSALDVTVQKQILDHIDTLASTLDTAVLLITHDLGVAADRADRIIVMQNGEIVETGTARQVLESPRHAYTRALIAAAPGLRGETVRVAERPLRTEQGDATRALLEVTGLRKEFSLPGRGKLVAVDDVSFRVDRGETLAIVGESGSGKSTTARLALRLEKPSAGSIRFDGEDLVAAGREELRALRRRFQLVYQSPFASLDPRFTLAEVIDEPLRAYGVDKAERARRVRDLIDQVALPAGTASRRPAELSGGQRQRVAIARALALRPDLVVLDEAVSALDVSVQAQILDLLAAVQRDSGVSYLFISHDLAVVREISDRVAVMQQGRVVEQGKTAQVLRTPREEYTRRLIEAIPGSTLSPPVLAEGAAA
- a CDS encoding M20/M25/M40 family metallo-hydrolase — encoded protein: MSAQGSLALQTTELLQELIRNAAVNDGTPDSGHEHLQVRALQGFFEGSGVEGVVVEPHPGRASLIIRIEGTDPTAPSLALVGHTDVVPVEPAGWSRDPFAGEIVDGVLWGRGAIDMLNLTAAYAVVTRAIATGGFRPRGDLIFAAVADEENGSRFGVGWLTEHRLDLIDADYVLTESGGAHAGARPHLGVMVGEKGGAGRLLRVTGAPGHGSAPWGSRNAAVIAAEAVTRLARHRGTTVITPQWRAYAEALDLEPATRTALTDPARFYNGLPHLGSLGGFAHASTHTTISPTIVRAGEKGNVIPGTATVQLDIRVLPDVTREDVEGLIRDALGDLIEHIEIEGDWFGESTASPIDTPLFDALGSAVRRAYPTAELLPMLGVGGTDGRFYRRRGIPAYGFGVLSERWDYGTFRRLFHGNDERIDLDSIALTVDALDHAVRTFHANTSTATRTRTPEEAAV
- a CDS encoding DUF1684 domain-containing protein, coding for MTTTLNTDVDRAQFGRDWEDWHRTHETRRADSLGFFAITGLHWLGGDPVTVPGAPGTWRLSADGVVVELAEGESLTLDGRAISGTHAFGEIAERGSVTPTFTDGEVAGAVEIAVRGGHTILRPRRADHPFLAEYSGTPTYVPNPRWRVAARFRPFEAPIPTEVGAAVDGLTHVYDAPGVLEFSWRGEEFTLLAFAGKAPGDLLVLFTDATSGLTTYAANRSVGVDAPDADGWTTIDFNRAVNLPCAYTDFATCPLPPTGNRLPIGIEAGEKKPLSRVVSNAALVAPGVAA
- a CDS encoding LLM class flavin-dependent oxidoreductase, with protein sequence MRFQLLDIVPYRADPITGRQVSPAERFAETLQQAVRAEELGVDAIAIGERHAGHFLSSSPTVLLSAIAARTRRIRLNSGVTVLSVLDPVRVAEDYATIDQLSGGRLDLTIGKGNEVAQFPLFGLDIDDQWELLAEKYELLRTLWREEDVTWPGTEFTRPLTGVTTLPRPFDGAPRVWHGSATTLFSAGLAARFGDPLFSANAIQPLENYGVLVDHYRSEYARHGHDPAAAFVAAGSGALFIADTTQEAIAQYGPVYNAIVAATNVPGNNTPFRDIEHAVAEGPALVGTPQQVIDKIARFHGRLEHDLQSISLPTTVPFERQLEILERFALEVAPVLRREFPTALWTDADPLGRRSLELAAA